The bacterium genome segment CTTTGCCCGGTAGTACGATTCGATTTGTCGATGCCCCGCCGCCGGGAACCTACTCCTACCGCATTCGAGCAATGAATATCTGCGGTAACGCCGACGCCTCTTCACCCGCCGATGGAACACGACGTGATGTTCCGGCACAAGTTGCGGGAGTGAGCGCCTCGGACGATCTCTGCAACGGAGTGCAGATTGCCTGGAGTACCATGACATCGGTGGACAGCTTTCAGATTCGCCGTAATGGTTCGCGCATCGGACGCACGTTGTCGGCTCAGTTCAACTTTCTGGATACGACCGCCGTGACGTGGACAGTATATGAATACACCGTTGTGGCATACAACCTCTGCGGAGTAGGTCCGACGAGTCTTCCGGACAACGGGATGCGTATGGTTGCCCCGGCTCAAGTCATCGGTGTGACGGCGACAACCGATCGCTGCGACAGCATCATCGTGACGTGGACTGACGTCGAGCATGAGTCCGGTTATTTCATGTATCGGTACGGAGAACTTCTTGGAGCGCTGCAGATGAACACCGTTCGCTTTGCCGATGCGCCCGAGGCGGGAGTGTGGGGGTATACCGTGCTCGCTTCGAATGCGTGCGGCAACGCTCCCATGTCGGTGCAGGTTCTCGGTGAACACCGCGCCGTGCCTTCCCAAGTCATGGGAGTCAACGCCAGCGACGGTCTGTGCAACGGCGTGGTCATCACCTGGAATAACGTCGCGGGAGAAGACAGTTTCCAGATTCGACGAAATGGCACGCGTATCGCGGCGGTACTTTCCGACGTGCTTACGTACACCGATACGACGGCGGTTCCCGGTGTGGTCTACAGTTACTCGGTGGTTGCCTACAACCTCTGCGGTCCGGGTCCGGTCAGCGCATCGGACAATGGCTATCGTGCCACCCTTCCCACTCAGGTGACGAATGTGCAGGCCACGATCAACCGCTGCGACAGCGTCATCGTGACGTGGACGGATGTGGCTACCGAAACGCTCTATCGGGTTTTCCGTGACGGTATTGAGGTGGGAACGCGCCCCGCCAACGCCACCCGCTTTGCCGAGCAACCGCCGACCGGAACCTATCAATACACCGTGCGAGCCGAGAACGCCTGTGGGAACGGCCCGATTTCCGCTCCCGCGACGGGAACGCGGCTGGTCGCTCCGCTTCCGCCGACGATAACCGGCGGCCCCCCGCAGTGCATGACTATTGTTATCTTTCCCGCAGCGGGCGGAGGCGACGTGGACTCGTTCTTCTTCTACCGCGACGGAGCCAATCGTGTGGGCCGCGTTCACGCGAGCGCGGATTCCTGGGAAGAAATGATCGTCGGGACGCATAACTACTACGCCACCGCCTACAGCGTGGACTGCAACATGGAGAGTGCTCCCAGCAACATTCTCTCGCTGGTCGGCCATGATCTGGCGTTCCCCCCGACCACGCTCACCGTGACCACGCCGGAAACCTGCGACTCGATCCGCCTGAGCTGGCCGCAAGGCACGGGTGAGATCGAGAGCTACGTGGTGCGGCGCGACGGAAATCCCATTGACACGGTAGCTGGATTGGTCTACAGGGATATCGAAGTGGATGACGCACTCGACCACGAGTATGCCGTCGCTGCCTACAATCGGTACTGTGGCGTCGGCGATTTCACCGCTCCGGTCACCGGACGAATGCGGCCGCTGATCGAGGTTCATTCGGATCTGGCCGACACGCTGCAGGCTCGCGAGGATACGGTCTACATCGCCTTGACGCACTGTTCGGCTGTCGAAGTAGATTCGTTCTTTATGTCCTTCAACAACGGCCCGTTCCTGTATGTCACTCATGCGGCTCCGCCGGTAGATACCTTGGAAGTGGTGGTACCGGAGCCGCCGGATGCGTACACGGATAATTGCCGCGCCCGCATCATCAGCTACCGTGGGACTCGGAGCGATACGACCACCAGCGATCCGTTCGTGATTTATCGCGATCTGGCTGTGGACGATCTGGCCGGAGCGGAGATTCCCAAGGACTTCACACTCGATCAGAACTATCCGAATCCGTTCAATCCGGCTACGACCGTGCGGTTCGGAGTTCCGAAAGTGGTGGAAGTGCGAATCGAGATATTCGACGTTCTGGGCCGTCATGTGACCACGCTGGCCGAGGGGGTCTATCAGCCCGGTTGGCACCGGGTGATCTGGGACTGCTCAGCCTGTCCGACCGGAATGTACATCCTGCGCATGCAGACCGATGAGAAAGTGCTGCTGCGCAAGATGCTGCTGATGAAGTAGACGAAGCAACATAAATAAGAAGGGCTTCCCGGCAAAGGGGAGCCTTTCTTGATTTCTGTCGTGTCTGGATGCCGCGCTTGTCCATGACCTTTGGCTTGGGCAGGCAATGGACTCCGGCTGAGCGCATCCCGTGCGCTCGGGTGCGAAGGTGGGTTACAGCAGCTTCGCCAATGGCAGCCTAAGCGAATGTTTTCACGTGTTGAGTGTATAGGAGCGGTGTTTGCCTATTAAACTATTTACCTCCGACCTACAATCCTTCGGTCTCAGCCATCGTGAATAAACCAAATTACATATGCGGTGTCTAAGTTCTATCCGATCCCGAGTTGAGCTGGGGATTTCTTAGGAGCGGATAAAAACGATGGTACGGAACAGACGGTACGTTCAATGAATGGCAGCAGTTAAGGGAAGGAGTCAAGGATGAACAGGGTACGATCTTTGATAGCAAGAACCAGCGTTCTGGGAAGTGTCTTATTCGTCTTAGGCGCCGTTTGGGCGCAGCCAGTGGTCGTCCAAAGTGTGATTCCACAATACATCCAGGGACGAAACGGAACCAACTCCCAAAGGATACCCTGTGCCTACTGGGTGAGCATTTCCGGCTTAACCGCTAATGCCACCTATCGCTATTACAATCAGGTGGCTCGGTCCTCGGATTCGGAAACGACGAACGGCGCCGGCAATGTGATCTTTGCCAACAGCGGCGGGTTCGTGCGCACGAGTTCGCCCAGTCTCTCGTCGGCCGGGAACTACGGGGAGTTCACAACGGACGGAATCGGATCATTCGGCGGATGGATGATCACAGAACCCACCGGCAACGCCCGTTTCGTGCCCGGTGGATTCATTTTTTTTCGTATAATGCTGAATGACGGGGCGGGTGGCACATCCGTAGCAACTCGCCTTACCCCCACGGATTCGGTGCGCGTGCTTAAACTCGATACGACGATGAGCGACAGTACGGGTACCGGCATTCGCGGAAACACGCTGGCCGCTCCCCGCGATTTCGTCCTGCTTTATGACAATACCTCCGGCACCGGCCGACCGCTCGCGGCCACCTTTGTCGAGAGTGACGGCAGCGATAATTCCACCGCCAACAGCTACATTGCCTTCTATGCCGACAGCGTGAACCTGATTGACGGGGCATTCGGGGCAATCTTGCCCAGCCTGAACGGCAATGGAGTCCGGCGCGTGGAACGGCGTTCACTCGGCGGAGGCGTGCTCGCTTTCGATCAGAACGTCAACGGGATCTGGCCCAGCGGTGCGAATACCGTCAATCCGACCGGCGGCGCAACGCCGGTGGTGCTGACCGTAGACGATGCGCCCCTTAACTCGAGCGAAAACTCGCCGCCGTCCATTTCTCTCGTGAGTCGCTATCCGTTGTCGCCCATCGCAAACTCCCCGGTCACGGTCAGTGCGCGCATCACCGACAGCGACGGATCCATTTTTTCCGCCACGCTTTTCTACAATGCGGGATCGGGTTTCCAGACGGTGACCCTGTACGACGACGGACTTCACGGCGACAGCGCGGCTGCCGACCAGCGGTTCGGGGGCGATGTGCCCGGACAACCAAGTCTGACTACGGTCTCCTATTATCTTGAGGCCGTTGACAACGCCAGCGCCACCGTTCGCTATCCGGCTGATGCTCCCGGTCACCTTCTGAGCTACCTTGTTGACCGGCCGCGGCCCGAGATCGTCGTTAACGAGTTCATGGCTCAGAATACCGCGACGATTCAGGATCCGACCGGCG includes the following:
- a CDS encoding T9SS type A sorting domain-containing protein, with the protein product MRVLYTSILLSVAMLCSSATADVLVTLPDTSACRDSVLCIPITVGDVTGQNVVAFSCSLNFNPAVVNVATPHFNTAGGLVAGWTILDTVNNGAGWLKIGGFGTTPLTGSGQLLCLNFRVLPGAAGGAVSPLNFARFVFNEGTPAANVTSGSFTARYPAPAQVTDVIAGNNLCDRIHITWEPAPHADGQELFRDDILVLTMGPSQWGWDDHGASVGTHQYKVRAFNSCGYGPFSATVSGTRLGIPAAPSPVVASDTSCTSVWITWQDVAGETSYQVNRGAVPIGLSLPANTTSFRDTTGTPGTTYQYIVLAVNVCGNTASTDSGRQLAPPGQPTGVAATTNRCDSVIVTWNAVSYATMYYVYRGVDQIGSVSAGTLRFADAPNAGTYSYSVRAWNDCGWGSYSTETTGTRLAPPPQVTGVTTTSNRCDSVIITWNAATAASEYFIFRDAVQIGIVPTGNLRYADAPAAGTYLYRVRALNSCDWGPYSSEVEGTRLGLPAQVTGVAATTNRCDSVIVTWNVSSLATSYEITRNWVVLSTLPGSTIRFVDAPPPGTYSYRIRAMNICGNADASSPADGTRRDVPAQVAGVSASDDLCNGVQIAWSTMTSVDSFQIRRNGSRIGRTLSAQFNFLDTTAVTWTVYEYTVVAYNLCGVGPTSLPDNGMRMVAPAQVIGVTATTDRCDSIIVTWTDVEHESGYFMYRYGELLGALQMNTVRFADAPEAGVWGYTVLASNACGNAPMSVQVLGEHRAVPSQVMGVNASDGLCNGVVITWNNVAGEDSFQIRRNGTRIAAVLSDVLTYTDTTAVPGVVYSYSVVAYNLCGPGPVSASDNGYRATLPTQVTNVQATINRCDSVIVTWTDVATETLYRVFRDGIEVGTRPANATRFAEQPPTGTYQYTVRAENACGNGPISAPATGTRLVAPLPPTITGGPPQCMTIVIFPAAGGGDVDSFFFYRDGANRVGRVHASADSWEEMIVGTHNYYATAYSVDCNMESAPSNILSLVGHDLAFPPTTLTVTTPETCDSIRLSWPQGTGEIESYVVRRDGNPIDTVAGLVYRDIEVDDALDHEYAVAAYNRYCGVGDFTAPVTGRMRPLIEVHSDLADTLQAREDTVYIALTHCSAVEVDSFFMSFNNGPFLYVTHAAPPVDTLEVVVPEPPDAYTDNCRARIISYRGTRSDTTTSDPFVIYRDLAVDDLAGAEIPKDFTLDQNYPNPFNPATTVRFGVPKVVEVRIEIFDVLGRHVTTLAEGVYQPGWHRVIWDCSACPTGMYILRMQTDEKVLLRKMLLMK
- a CDS encoding lamin tail domain-containing protein, whose amino-acid sequence is MVVQSVIPQYIQGRNGTNSQRIPCAYWVSISGLTANATYRYYNQVARSSDSETTNGAGNVIFANSGGFVRTSSPSLSSAGNYGEFTTDGIGSFGGWMITEPTGNARFVPGGFIFFRIMLNDGAGGTSVATRLTPTDSVRVLKLDTTMSDSTGTGIRGNTLAAPRDFVLLYDNTSGTGRPLAATFVESDGSDNSTANSYIAFYADSVNLIDGAFGAILPSLNGNGVRRVERRSLGGGVLAFDQNVNGIWPSGANTVNPTGGATPVVLTVDDAPLNSSENSPPSISLVSRYPLSPIANSPVTVSARITDSDGSIFSATLFYNAGSGFQTVTLYDDGLHGDSAAADQRFGGDVPGQPSLTTVSYYLEAVDNASATVRYPADAPGHLLSYLVDRPRPEIVVNEFMAQNTATIQDPTGEWADWLELFNAGDETVNLAGFALTDNFADLRKWTLPDTTLLPGRVLLIWCDEDEGDPGLHANFKLSAGGEQIALSDLADYGGSILDSLTFGAQTADISYSRIYDGGPDWDFDPTPTPNALNGICVPLALTAWFVGDDVHLRWQASPGAQEYRVYRLSNADDPLASGTLAATVTDTSVVLSGEVSAYGTAFYVVTAVNE